GATCACCTCCGCCGACCGGATCGTGATCGTCGACGGGGGACGGATCGTCGCGGACGCGTCCCCCGCCGAGCTGGCCCACCGCGAGCAGCTGTGGGCCGAGTCGGGCCTGCGCGCCACCAGCCTGGTCCGGGCCGTCCGCGACCGTCTCCAGGGCACGGGAACCGTTCCGCACCCCTTCGAGTTAGCGCGATTAACCCCCCAATAAGGAAGGACTCACCCCCCATGAAGTCCGAGACAGTCCGGCCTCCCCTCTGGGAGATCAACTCCAGAGTGGTGGTCTTCGCCGCCGTCGGCGCCGCCCTCTACGCGGTCCTCGGCCTGATCAGCTTCACCATCCCCGGCACCCAGAACGTCGACATCCGCCCCGCCTTCGCCCTCGTGCCCTTCTTCGGCATGAGGTTCGGGCCGATCGCCGGATTCTTCACCGGCCTGGTCGGCAACATCGTCATCGACCAGATCAAGGGCTACGGCGCGCTCACCTACTGGAACTGGAGCCTGGCCAACGCCCTCACCGGGCTGCTCGCGGGCATCCTGTTCGCGCTCGTCGTCTCGCGGATCAACAAGGAGGCCGTCCGCCTGGTCGCGGTGGGCGTGCTCACCTGGGTGGCGATGCTCATCGCCTTCGCCACCACCATCACCGACATGTGGCTGCAGGACCTGACCTTCGGGGCGTGGGCCGGTATCGCCTTCGGTCCGCTGCTGATCAGCAACACGCTCGTCGCGCTCATCCTCACGCCCGCGCTGGACGCGGTCTGGGAACCGGTCTCCAAGCGCATCGGCAGGTAGCCGATGGACGTCACGCCACGTTACCTGGGCGGGGACTCCTTCCTCGGCCGCCGTGATCCGCGCGTGCTCCTGCTGGTCCCGGTGCTCTACCTCGTGGCCGTGGCGCGCCTCAGCGACCTGCGGGTGATCCTGCTGTGCGGCCTGGTGGCCCTGGCCTACTACCTGTCGGCGGGCATCCCGTGGCGGGCGGTCAGGGCCAACTGGGCGTTCGTGCTGACGCTGATGACGATCACCGTGCTGGTCAACAGCGTCTTCACCGACGCCCTTCAGATCGAGGCGACCACCGAGGCGCCGACCCTGTTCGAGATGCCGATCACCGGCAACGCGGTCAGCACCGCCACGCTGTCGTACTCGGCGACGCTGCTCGTGCGGTTCGTGTCGCTGGCGATGATGGGCTTTCCCGTCGCGTTCTGCGTCGCGCCGGGCGATCTCGGTGTCACCTTCGCCAGGCTCAAGGTCTCGCAGCGGCTGGCCTTCGGGGTGGACCTCACCTTCCGCTTCCTGCCGTCGACCGCGGCCGGGATGCAGGAGATCATCGACGCCCAGCGCGTGCGCGGCTACGACCACCCGCGCACCAGCAACCCGGTCAGGCGGCTGAAGTCGCTCAAGCCCGTCGTCATCCCGCTCACCGTCAACTCCCTCATCGACGCCGAGGACACCTCCAACGCCATGGACCTGCGCGGGTTCGGCGCCAAGCACCGCACCTGGATGCGCGAGCTGGCCTTTGATCGCACCGACTATCTTGTTCTGTCCGCGTTCGCCGCACTGGCGGTGGGCCTGCTCGCCTACAAGATCTTCGGGAGCGACGTCGTATGGGTTCCGTGAGCTACAGCGCCCCTCTGGTCCTGCCCATCTCCGGGCCGGCGGTGCGCGACGGCAGGATCGTCGTGCGCGAGGGCAGGATCGAGGAGATCGGCACCGGCCGGGGCGAGATCCACTACGAGGGGATCCTGGTCGCCGGGCTGGTCAACGCCCACACCCACCTGCAGTACACCGCCATGGCCGAGATCGGCAGGCACGTCTACGCCTCCTTCGAGGACTGGGCGCGCGCCTTCGACCTGGCCTACTTCGGCGGCGAGGACGGCAGCTGGAACTCCGCCCACCGCGAGAGCGCGTGGGACTGGGCGGCGGGCGCGATCGACGGCGCGTGGGAGTGCCTGCGCACCGGCACCACCGCCGCCGCCGACATCGTCACCGACCCCGAGGCGCTCGTCGACACCCCGCTCGGCGGCCTGCGCTACCTGGAGGCGATCGGCGACAGCGAGGACAGCTGGCGCGAGGGCGGCCGCGAACGCTTCCTCGACCTGCTCGCCAAGGCCGACGCCATCTCCCCGCACGCCCCCTACTCCCTCGACACCGGCGTGCTGGCCGACCTGGCCCGCCTGGCGGCCGAGCGGGGCATGCGCACCCACATCCACCTCTCGGAGTCGGTCCACGAGCGCGAGTTCACGATGCACGGCTCGGGCCCGCTGGAGCAGTACGTCACCAAGCTCGGCCTCGACTTCACCATCCTGCGCGAGCACGGCGCGGGCCTGCCGCCCACCGCCTACATCGACTCCACGGGGCTGCTCGGGCCCGGCTGCCACATCGCCCACGGCGTCGACCTCACCGCCGAGGACCGCGCGCTGCTGCGCGAGCGGCGCACCGCGGTCGCGCTCTGCCCCCGCTCCAACCACGTGCTCGGGCTGCCGGGGCCGGACGTGGCCGCGCTGCTGCGCGAGGGCAACCCCATCGCCGTCGGCACCGACTCGCTGTCGTCGTCGCCCTCCCTCGACCTGCTCGCCGACGTCGCCGCGCTCCGAGAGCTGGCCGTACGGCAGGGCTACCGCGAACCCGACCTCGACCGGCGCCTCATCGAGGCCGCGACGCTCGGGGGAGCGCGCGCCATGGGCCTGGAGCACGAGATCGGCAGCCTCACCCCCGGGCACCGCGCCGACTTCGCGGTGTTCGACCTCGACCCCTCCTCCGAGAACCCCTACCGGGCGCTGGCCGAGCACGGCGCGGGCCGCTGCGTGGCGACCGTGGTGGGCGGTTCACCTCTGACCGAAATGACCTGACCATGGCCTCCCAGAGTCTCCGTTTCAAGCTGTACTCGCTGCTCAGCCTGCCGATCGTGGCGCTCATCGGGCTGTGGACGTTCGTGGCGGGGCACACGCTCGGCGACTTCTTCGAGCTGTCCACCGCCACGGCCGTCTTCGAGGAGATCGGCGGGCCGGCCACCGTGGTGGTCGGCTCCCTCCAGCAGGAACGCAGGGACTCCGCCCTCTTCCTCAGCTCCGAGCGGCCCGACACGTTGCGGCTGGCCGACGCGCGCCGCCGTACGGACCAGGCGATCGAGCAGTTCAGGACCAGGGCCACCGGCGAGCGGGCCTCGACCGTGACCAACGAGGAGGTCCGCGTGGCCGTCGAGGCGGTGCTCGACGGCGCCCACGGCCTGACCAGGCTCAGGGAGAAGGTGGACGAGCGGCAGACGAACCGGCTGGAGGCCGTCCAGGCCTACGGCGGCCTCACCGACACCGTGTACCGGCTCTTCGACCGGCTCATCACCGTCCCCGAGGTCAGGCTCTTCCAGCAGGCGATCGCGCTGCGGCGCATCGCCCACGCCCAGGACCTGCTCTCCCGCGAGGACGCGCTCGTCTCGGGCGCGGTGATCTCGGGCAAGCTCACCCACGACGAGTACGAGGCCATGGAGGTCCTGTCGCCCAACCGGCAGCTCCTGCTGACCGACGGCGTCGCCGCGCTCGACACGGAGTTGCGCGCCCCCTTCGAGCGGATGGTCGCCTCACCCGACCACAAGCAGCTCGTCAGCCTCGAGCACGAGATCGTCGAGGAGGCCGGGCTGCCCGCCGACCGCGCCGCCTGGCAGTCCGTCACCAGCAGGCTCGACCCCGCCCTCGACCAGCTGCTGGCCTCGCGCATCGACCTGCTCACCGCGAGGACCGACGACTCCGCGGGCGGCATCATCGTCAGGATCATCATCGTCGGCGGGCTCGGGCTGGCCGCCATCCTGGCCGCCGTCATCTGGTCCGTACGGCTGGGCCGCGGCCTGGTGGAGGAGCTCGACGGCCTGCGCGGCGCCGCCACCGACCTGGCCGAGGTGCGACTGCCGGAGATCGTCGAGCGGTTGCGGCTCGGCCAGCCCGTCGAGGCGGGCGCCCCGCGCATCACCACCTCGGGCGCGACCCAGGAGGTGCGCGACCTCGCCAACGCCTTCGACAGCGTGCAGCGCACGGCCGTCCAGGCCGCCGTCGGCCAGGCCGAGCTGCGCCAGGGGCTCAACAGGGTCTTCCGCAACCTCGCCAGGCGCAACCAGTCCCTCGTCCACCGCCAGCTCGGCCAGCTCGACGCGATGCAGCGCAAGACCGCCGAGCCCGACCAGCTCAGCGACCTGTTCAGGCTCGACCACCTCACCACCCGCATGCGGCGGCAGGCCGAGGGACTGGTCATCCTGTCCGGCGCGCCCGCCGGCCGCCACTGGCGCCGCCCCGTCGCCATGCTCGACGTCGTGCGCGGCGCGGTCGCCGAGGTCGAGGACTACCTGCGCGTCAACGTGCGGCCCATGCCGCACTGCACGCTCACCGGCGGGGCCGCGGCCGACGTCATCCACCTGCTGGCCGAGCTGGTCGAGAACGCGACCGTCTTCTCCCCGCCCACCACCCAGGTCGACGTGGGCGGCGAGCTGGTCGCGCGCGGCTTCGCCGTCGAGATCGAGGACCGCGGGCTCGGCCTGCCCGACGCCGAACGCGCCGAGCTCAACCGCCGCCTGGCCGAACCGCCCGAGTTCGACCTGGCCGACAGCGACAGGCTGGGCCTGTTCGTCGTCGGGCGGCTGGCCGTACGGCACGGCATCAAGGTCACCCTGCAGCGCTCGCCGTACGGCGGGACCACGGCGGTCGTCCTGATCCCTCCGTCGCTCATGACCGACCCCACGAGTGACCTTGCTCACACCCAGGCCGATTAACACGCCGTTCACATACGGGCAAAGACCGCGAAACGGTCCACTGCGAATCTCGGCGTGGCTGAGAAACACCCCGAAAGGACCGCCGTGAGCATCAAGGCTGAGTACATCTGGATCGACGGCACCGAGCCCACGGCTCTGCTCCGCTCGAAGACGAAGATCCTGGCCGACGGCGCCACGCCGCCGGTGTGGGGCTTCGACGGCTCGAGCACGAACCAGGCCGAGGGCCACTCCTCCGACCGGGTGCTCCGCCCTGTCTTCACCTGCCCCGACCCCATTCGCGGTGGTGAGCACATTCTCGTCCTGTGCGAGGTGGAGGAGATCGACGGCCAGGCGCACGGCAGCAACACCCGCGCGCTGCTCCGTCCGATCGCCGAGCGTTTCGCCGACCAGGAGTCGTGGTTCGGCATCGAGCAGGAGTACACCTTCTTCAAGGGCTCGCGCCCGCTCGGCTTCCCCGAGGGCGGCTTCCCCGCCCCGCAGGGCCCGTACTACTGCGGTGTCGGCGCGGACGCCATCTTCGGCCGTGAGATCGTCGAGCTGCACCTCGACCGCTGCCTCGCCGCCGGTCTGGCCATCTCCGGCATCAACGCCGAGGTCATGCCCGGCCAGTGGGAGTTCCAGGTAGGCCCGGCCGGTCCGCTGGAGGTCTCCGACCACCTCTGGATCGCCCGCTGGCTGCTCTACCGCACCGCCGAGGAGTTCGGCGTGGAGGCCACCCTCGACGCCAAGCCCGCCCGCGGCGACTGGAACGGCGCCGGCGCGCACACCAACTTCTCCACCAAGGCGATGCGCGAGGGCTACGACGCCATCATCACCGCGTGTGAGGCGCTGGGCGAGGGCGACAAGCCGATGGAGCACGTCTCCCAGTACGGCTCGGGCATCGAGTCCCGCCTGACCGGCGCCCACGAGACCGCCCCGTGGAACAAGTACAGCTACGGCGTCTCCCACCGCGGCGCGTCGGTGCGCATCCCGTGGCAGGTCGAGGTGGACAAGAAGGGCTACATCGAGGACCGCCGCCCGAACGCCAACGTCGACCCGTACGTGGTGACCCGTCTGCTGGTCGACACCTGCTGCACCGCCCTGGAGAAGGCCGGCCAGGTCTGAGCGCAAGGTCTCTCCCCTTCGGTGGGTTGAGACATCGAAAGCCCGCCGCTGCAGCGCAGCGGCGGGCTTTCGCGTACGGCCACATCAGGGCAAGCTCAACTGTCGAACTCCTGAAGATCTACCACGATCAGGTCCCACGGCAACAGCGGCCTGATCTCTTCACTCCAGCGCTTGCGATCGGCAGTCAGGACAGGCCAGCCGAGTCGGCGCGCCACAGCGGCCGTGTGTGCCGCGACCAGATCAGGGGAACGCCGGCTTGGAGGATCATCCAGCCGCTCGACCAGCACAGTGAGGCGCACGGCGTCATCAAGGCTGGAGAGGCCGTCGAGCTTCACGTGCTCCAGCAGCAGCGCCCCGGCGAGGAGGTCTCGCTGATCCTTGTTCAGGTGCGCCGCGGCGACGGACAGCGCGAGGATCGGGACGCTCATCCGGACGCTCCGCCCGTCAAGCGTGGCAACCAGATCGATCAGGCCGAAGTCTCCGCGCCCCATCTCGGCCAGCAGGGAGGTATCGAGCACGTATCCGAGGTCGATCACTGAGCGCTCATCCGCCGCAGCAGTTCGACGGCGTTGTCCGCACGTTTCAGGGACAGCTCGTGGACCTCCGGGTGCTCGATGCGGCCCTTCGTGAGGGCATCCGCGAACGCCGCTTGGGCCTGCATCCGTCGGGTCTCGTGCTCCTCGATGAGCTGGGCCAGCGCGTCGGCGAGAGGGCGGCGCCCGGCGATGGCGGCGAGTTGGTCGCGAAGGTCTTCCGGTACCCGGATGGACGTCGATTTGGGAGCCTCAGCCATACGGTCAGTATGCGGTGCATACATCATGCATGCAACATGGAGCTTCTGATGTCGCCTCCGTCATGGGGTCCCTTTCCTCAAGCCAGGCGCGAGCGGTACACCCTGCGGGCCTCGTCGAACACCGACAGGTAGTCGTCGAGCTGCCGCCGGTGCTCCAGTCTGGCCGTCGTGCGCACCAGTTCCTCCAGCAGGTCGATCCATCGCAGGCAGAACGTCACGTCGTCCTCCCTCGCCACCCTGCGGTGGTCGACGTCCAGGTAAACCGGGCTGGTGTGGGCGTAGACGTGGGTGAACAGCGAGCGCGGGTGGGCCGCGCCGTCGGCCACCGCCACCACGTACGTCGGCCACTGCACGGTCAGCTCCGCGCTCACCTCGGAGCCCGGTGAGGAGGCCAGCTCGCCGTCGGCCGTCAGCAGCGTCAGCCGCTCCACCTCGGGTCCGACCACCTTGGCCGTCACGCGGACCCGCTCACCCTGCATCAGGTCGAGCGTCTCTCCGGGCCCTCTGCCCTCCACCGACAGCTCGAGGAACGGCCCCGTCGTGGCGAACGTGCGCCCCCGCCGTACGGCGTCGGCGTAGGCGGCCGCGGTCAGCGGCCCCTCCACCCGCGCGTAGGTGCGCTCCCAGCCGACGGGACTGGCCACCATCTCCATCCGCTGCCTGGTGAAGGTGAGCATCGAGTCGGTGCCCGCCACCGCCGCCAGCCGGTTGCCCGCGCCGATCAGCCGCCGGTAGGCCCGCGCCGAGCCTGTCGCGCTGGAGAAGTGCAGCAGCTCGAACCCGTCGACGAGGCCGAGCGCCGCGTCGACGACGACCATCCTGGCCGTGCAGCCCGGCGTGCCGACCAGCTGCTCGGGCGTCTCGGTCGGGCCGCGGAAGGCGTGGGCGTAGCCGACCAGCGCGCCCAGCTCTCTCAGCTCCTTCAGCGCCTCCGTCGTCGGCGGCCAGTCGGGCGCGCCCGCGAACCCCGTCGAGTAGAGCGAGGGCGGGCCGTCGGGCGCGAAGGCGTGCAGGTGGCCGAACAGGTCGTTGCGGTGCTCGACGCCCATCCTGGCCACGTGGGTCGCGTCGGACCACGGCAGGTCCTGCCCCGCCCAGTGCTCCAGCGCCTCCTTGTCGAGCACCCGCTCGCCCGAGACGTTGGCCGCCAGCAGGCTCAGCACGTGGAGGTCTTCGCCGTGCTGGGAGTCGGCCGCCCACTTCGGCGGCGCCACCAGGTCGCCGACGTAGTTGAGGTGGACGTGCAGGTCGCCGCCGTACCAGCCCCTGGCCGCCGCGTCGTAGATGCGCTTGGGCGCCAGCTCCACGAGCGTCTCGATGTGCTCGGGCGGGGTGAGGGAGGTCTCCGCGCAGCCGTACTCCATGCCCCTGGTGACGCGCACCGTCAGCGGCTCGGCGGGGACGGGAAGGACCAGGTCGTCGCCGTGGAAGTACGGCACGCCGTTGTAGTCGCGCTTGGGCGGCACGCCGGGCGGGTACCAGCCCTGGCCGTCGGCGTTCCACACGCTCCACCGGCACGGGAAGCCCGCGCGCAGGCGGAGGGCGGCCCTGGGCGCGGTGCGGGTCAGGCCGGACAGGTTGATGACGCGGCCGTCGATGCGCACGTCGGCGGCCGTGTCGAGCTCCACCAGACGCGCGCCCTTGGCGCCGACCTCGTACTCCTGCTCGTTCACCATCACGTACGCCGCGTGGTCGCACGCGCTGTCGATCAGCAGCGTGAGCGGCAGCGGCGCGCCGCCCACCACCGCCCTCGTGCGGCCACGCAGATCGTGGCCGTCCGGGGTGAGGCGGAGCACCGCCAGCCCCTCGGGCGGGATGGGGCCGAGCGCGCCACGCAGTACCTCGTCGTAGTCGAGCTCGCACTCCAGCCGCTGCAGCTCGGCCGGCCCCGCGCCCGGGACCTGCTCCCTGACCAGGCGCCTGGCCTCGCGCCAGAACGGACCGACCTCCACGAACCGTGACTGGCTCATGACCCTGACATAGGCGATGGGAGGTTCGCCCCAGGTCATCCCGTGGTCGGCGAGGAGCTGTCGGTATTCCTCCAGCATCCGGGCGACGGGCTCTGGAAGCATCGGATCGTCACGCATCGGTATCTCCCCGTAATCGCAGGCGCCGTCATCGTGACACACACCGGCGTTGGCCTGCGGCGGGGCGGATGTGGTTTTCCCCCACCCGGGGTGACGCAGCTACGACCCGGATCAACGTCAGAGGCGGAACTCCAGGTCCGGGACGATGTCGGCGACGTCCATCTGGGCCTTCTGCAGCCTGCCCGAGTGGTCCCAGTTCATCGCCTGCCAGCGGGTGAACTGGTCGAGCACCCACAGTCCGGACTGGCGGCTGCCGTTGCCGGACTTGCCGTTGCCGCCGAAGGGCAGGTGCGCCTCGGCGCCGCTGGTGGAGTTGTTGACGCTGACCATGCCCGCCGAGATGCCCTCGCGGAAGCGGAAGGCGGACCTCGGATCGGTGGTGTAGATCGACGACGACAGGCCGTAGCCGGGCAGGTTCGCCAGCTCGATCGCCTCGTCGAGGGTCCTGAAGGCGGTGACGCCGACGATCGGGCCGAAGGTCTCCTCCAGGAACAGCCGGTCCTCGGGGGTGACGCCGTCGACGATCGTCGGGTGGTAGTAGAGGCCGCCCTCGCCGGTGAAGCCGTCACGCGGGCTGCTCGCCGAGATCTTCCCCGTCGCGCCGGAGACGACCGTGTGGTGCGGCTCGACCCAGGTCAGGAACTCCTCGAACCGGTCGGCGAACTTCTGGTCGAGCAGCGGCCCGGCCAGCACGTCGCCCATCGGCTCGCCGACCTTGGCCGCCTTGACCGCCGTGGCGAAGCGCTCGACGAACGCGTCGTGGATCGACTCGTGCACGATCACCGTGCCGAGGCTGGTGCAGCGCTGGCCCGCCGTGCCGAACCCGGCGAACAGCGCGCCCTCCACGGCCAGGTCGAGGTCGGCGTCGGGCATGACGACCATCGGGTTCTTGCCGCCGAGCTCCAGGCACGGCGACTGCAGGTGCCGTCCGCACAGCTCGCCGATCTTCCTGCCGACCTCGGAGGAGCCGGTGAAGCCGACCTTCTGCACGGTGCCCTCCTCCAGCGCGCGCTCCAGCCCCTCGAAGGTCTGCACGCCGTCGGCGAAGACCACGTTGAGCACGCCCTCGGGCAGCCCGGAGGCGGCGAACAGGCGGTACATCGCGTGCGCGGAGGCGGCGGCGTACTCGGCGGGCTTCCACACCACCGCGTTGCCGCACAGCAGCGCGGGCACGAGATACCAGCTCGGCACCGCCACAGGGAAGTTGCCCGCCGTGATCACCGCCGCGACGCCCACCGGGTTGCGGAAGGTGAACAGGTTCTTGTCCGGCATCTCGGACGGCACTGTCTGGCCGTAGAGCCTGCGGCCCTCACCGAGGAAGAAGTCGCAGGTGTCGACGATCTCGCGGACCTCGCCCAGCGCCTCGGCGTACGGCTTGCCGATCTCCTCGGTGACCAGCGCGGCCAGCGCTTCGGCGTTCGCCTCCACGAGGCGGCCGATCGAGGCGATCACCCTGCCGCGCACCGGCGCGGGCGTGCGCGCCCACTCCCGCTGGGCCTCCTGGGCGGTACGGCAGGCGGCGGCGAAGGTGCCGGCGTCCGCGAACCCCACGCGCGCCACGACCTCCGAGGTCCTGGCCGGGTTGGTGGAGTCGTAGGTGGTGAAGGAGGCGGCATCCTTGCCGCCGACGACGGAGACGATCTGACGGGTCACCGGTGACCTCCTTGTGGAATTTCCTGCAACCAGCCAATCATTCCGCACGACTTGTCGGAAAGCGCCGTCAGCAGACCGGTCCGCGCGTGGCGGCCGTCGCCCTCAGCATGGAGCGGACGAGATCGGCGTCCATCTTGTCGGGGCGGCGGAAGCGCAGGCAGCCCTTGCCCATGTCATGCCCCACGAGACGGTCGGCGTGCGCGTCGCGGACGTCGGTGCGGGTGAGGTAGATGGAGATGTACTGCTTCTGGCTGGCGAAGGCCACCTCCCCGACGCCGTCGCGGGTGTAGGCCGGCATGCCGTACAGGATGGTCTCGGTGAAGCCGGTCAGCTCCTCCAGGCACATCCGCCTGATCAGCGCCATGGCCTCGGCGCGCTCCGGGGGCACCGCCGCGAGGTAGTCGTCGACGGTCAGGGTCTCGGGCCTCATGCTCTCTGGCCTCTCGTCTCAGGCCGTGAAGTCGGCGAACTCGAAGCCGGGGGAGACGACGCAGCTGACCAGCACCGCCTCCTCGCCCGCGGGGCGGGCGGCCTGCCAGACTCCGGCGGGCACCCGCGCCTGGGGCAGCTGGCCCTCCTCGACCAGCGGCCCTAGGGTGATCGTCTCTTCGCCGATGGAGAGGGTGAGCGGGCCGCCCCTGTGCCACAGCCAGACCTCGTCCGACTTGACCATGTGCGGGACGGACTCCTCGCCCGGCTGGAGGAGGAAGTAGATGCCGGTGGCGGTGGCCCTCGGGCCGTCGTAGCCGTCGGGCTCGAAGGTGAGGGCGGTCTTCCAGGTCTGCCTGAACCAGCCGCCCTCGGGGTGGGGGAGGAGGTCGAGGGCCGCCGCGATGGGCGGGCGCTCGACGAAGGCGACGGCCTTGCCGGTGACGTCGCGGCGCAGGAAGCGGGTGCCGTCGAGGACGAGCTGGCCGGGGAGGTCGCTGGCGAGCGCCTCGTCCTCGCCGTCGACGTCGACGCTGGGACCGTCGGGGTAGACCTTCAGCTTCACCGTGCCGAGTCTAGCCGCGGCCCACCTTGACGCCACGCGTGTTGATCACTCCCGGGTCCTCGGAGAGGTGCACGGTCAGGCCGCCGATCTCCTTCGCCGGCCGTCCTCCAGGAGGTGACATCCGACGGCCCGACCGAAAAATCCCCGGACCTGGAATTGTCGGTGCGAGCCGTTAGTGTGCGGCGGGTGATCGAACGGAGGTCCCCCTCGGCGCCGGACGCTCCCTCGGAGGGCGGCGGGCGGAGCGCGCAGGCCCGGCGGGCGAGGGTCGCCGCCGGGCTGTCGGAGCTGGAGAGGTGGCTCGCCGACCAGGTGCGGAAAGGGCTCGCCGCGGCCTCCGAGAGCGAGTGGCAGCACCTGGCGAGGCGGCTCGTCGACGCCCAGGCGCCGGGGGCGGCCGCCATGGTGGGCGCGCTGGGCGAGGCGCGGTCGGCGGCCGACTGGCCCGAGCGGCTGCTGGCTCAGATCACGATGCT
This window of the Nonomuraea africana genome carries:
- a CDS encoding ECF transporter S component, which gives rise to MKSETVRPPLWEINSRVVVFAAVGAALYAVLGLISFTIPGTQNVDIRPAFALVPFFGMRFGPIAGFFTGLVGNIVIDQIKGYGALTYWNWSLANALTGLLAGILFALVVSRINKEAVRLVAVGVLTWVAMLIAFATTITDMWLQDLTFGAWAGIAFGPLLISNTLVALILTPALDAVWEPVSKRIGR
- a CDS encoding energy-coupling factor transporter transmembrane component T family protein, yielding MDVTPRYLGGDSFLGRRDPRVLLLVPVLYLVAVARLSDLRVILLCGLVALAYYLSAGIPWRAVRANWAFVLTLMTITVLVNSVFTDALQIEATTEAPTLFEMPITGNAVSTATLSYSATLLVRFVSLAMMGFPVAFCVAPGDLGVTFARLKVSQRLAFGVDLTFRFLPSTAAGMQEIIDAQRVRGYDHPRTSNPVRRLKSLKPVVIPLTVNSLIDAEDTSNAMDLRGFGAKHRTWMRELAFDRTDYLVLSAFAALAVGLLAYKIFGSDVVWVP
- a CDS encoding amidohydrolase family protein, which produces MSYSAPLVLPISGPAVRDGRIVVREGRIEEIGTGRGEIHYEGILVAGLVNAHTHLQYTAMAEIGRHVYASFEDWARAFDLAYFGGEDGSWNSAHRESAWDWAAGAIDGAWECLRTGTTAAADIVTDPEALVDTPLGGLRYLEAIGDSEDSWREGGRERFLDLLAKADAISPHAPYSLDTGVLADLARLAAERGMRTHIHLSESVHEREFTMHGSGPLEQYVTKLGLDFTILREHGAGLPPTAYIDSTGLLGPGCHIAHGVDLTAEDRALLRERRTAVALCPRSNHVLGLPGPDVAALLREGNPIAVGTDSLSSSPSLDLLADVAALRELAVRQGYREPDLDRRLIEAATLGGARAMGLEHEIGSLTPGHRADFAVFDLDPSSENPYRALAEHGAGRCVATVVGGSPLTEMT
- a CDS encoding nitrate- and nitrite sensing domain-containing protein; this encodes MASQSLRFKLYSLLSLPIVALIGLWTFVAGHTLGDFFELSTATAVFEEIGGPATVVVGSLQQERRDSALFLSSERPDTLRLADARRRTDQAIEQFRTRATGERASTVTNEEVRVAVEAVLDGAHGLTRLREKVDERQTNRLEAVQAYGGLTDTVYRLFDRLITVPEVRLFQQAIALRRIAHAQDLLSREDALVSGAVISGKLTHDEYEAMEVLSPNRQLLLTDGVAALDTELRAPFERMVASPDHKQLVSLEHEIVEEAGLPADRAAWQSVTSRLDPALDQLLASRIDLLTARTDDSAGGIIVRIIIVGGLGLAAILAAVIWSVRLGRGLVEELDGLRGAATDLAEVRLPEIVERLRLGQPVEAGAPRITTSGATQEVRDLANAFDSVQRTAVQAAVGQAELRQGLNRVFRNLARRNQSLVHRQLGQLDAMQRKTAEPDQLSDLFRLDHLTTRMRRQAEGLVILSGAPAGRHWRRPVAMLDVVRGAVAEVEDYLRVNVRPMPHCTLTGGAAADVIHLLAELVENATVFSPPTTQVDVGGELVARGFAVEIEDRGLGLPDAERAELNRRLAEPPEFDLADSDRLGLFVVGRLAVRHGIKVTLQRSPYGGTTAVVLIPPSLMTDPTSDLAHTQAD
- the glnII gene encoding glutamine synthetase; this encodes MSIKAEYIWIDGTEPTALLRSKTKILADGATPPVWGFDGSSTNQAEGHSSDRVLRPVFTCPDPIRGGEHILVLCEVEEIDGQAHGSNTRALLRPIAERFADQESWFGIEQEYTFFKGSRPLGFPEGGFPAPQGPYYCGVGADAIFGREIVELHLDRCLAAGLAISGINAEVMPGQWEFQVGPAGPLEVSDHLWIARWLLYRTAEEFGVEATLDAKPARGDWNGAGAHTNFSTKAMREGYDAIITACEALGEGDKPMEHVSQYGSGIESRLTGAHETAPWNKYSYGVSHRGASVRIPWQVEVDKKGYIEDRRPNANVDPYVVTRLLVDTCCTALEKAGQV
- a CDS encoding CehA/McbA family metallohydrolase; amino-acid sequence: MRDDPMLPEPVARMLEEYRQLLADHGMTWGEPPIAYVRVMSQSRFVEVGPFWREARRLVREQVPGAGPAELQRLECELDYDEVLRGALGPIPPEGLAVLRLTPDGHDLRGRTRAVVGGAPLPLTLLIDSACDHAAYVMVNEQEYEVGAKGARLVELDTAADVRIDGRVINLSGLTRTAPRAALRLRAGFPCRWSVWNADGQGWYPPGVPPKRDYNGVPYFHGDDLVLPVPAEPLTVRVTRGMEYGCAETSLTPPEHIETLVELAPKRIYDAAARGWYGGDLHVHLNYVGDLVAPPKWAADSQHGEDLHVLSLLAANVSGERVLDKEALEHWAGQDLPWSDATHVARMGVEHRNDLFGHLHAFAPDGPPSLYSTGFAGAPDWPPTTEALKELRELGALVGYAHAFRGPTETPEQLVGTPGCTARMVVVDAALGLVDGFELLHFSSATGSARAYRRLIGAGNRLAAVAGTDSMLTFTRQRMEMVASPVGWERTYARVEGPLTAAAYADAVRRGRTFATTGPFLELSVEGRGPGETLDLMQGERVRVTAKVVGPEVERLTLLTADGELASSPGSEVSAELTVQWPTYVVAVADGAAHPRSLFTHVYAHTSPVYLDVDHRRVAREDDVTFCLRWIDLLEELVRTTARLEHRRQLDDYLSVFDEARRVYRSRLA
- a CDS encoding aldehyde dehydrogenase family protein, coding for MTRQIVSVVGGKDAASFTTYDSTNPARTSEVVARVGFADAGTFAAACRTAQEAQREWARTPAPVRGRVIASIGRLVEANAEALAALVTEEIGKPYAEALGEVREIVDTCDFFLGEGRRLYGQTVPSEMPDKNLFTFRNPVGVAAVITAGNFPVAVPSWYLVPALLCGNAVVWKPAEYAAASAHAMYRLFAASGLPEGVLNVVFADGVQTFEGLERALEEGTVQKVGFTGSSEVGRKIGELCGRHLQSPCLELGGKNPMVVMPDADLDLAVEGALFAGFGTAGQRCTSLGTVIVHESIHDAFVERFATAVKAAKVGEPMGDVLAGPLLDQKFADRFEEFLTWVEPHHTVVSGATGKISASSPRDGFTGEGGLYYHPTIVDGVTPEDRLFLEETFGPIVGVTAFRTLDEAIELANLPGYGLSSSIYTTDPRSAFRFREGISAGMVSVNNSTSGAEAHLPFGGNGKSGNGSRQSGLWVLDQFTRWQAMNWDHSGRLQKAQMDVADIVPDLEFRL
- a CDS encoding iron chaperone; translated protein: MRPETLTVDDYLAAVPPERAEAMALIRRMCLEELTGFTETILYGMPAYTRDGVGEVAFASQKQYISIYLTRTDVRDAHADRLVGHDMGKGCLRFRRPDKMDADLVRSMLRATAATRGPVC
- a CDS encoding cupin domain-containing protein codes for the protein MKLKVYPDGPSVDVDGEDEALASDLPGQLVLDGTRFLRRDVTGKAVAFVERPPIAAALDLLPHPEGGWFRQTWKTALTFEPDGYDGPRATATGIYFLLQPGEESVPHMVKSDEVWLWHRGGPLTLSIGEETITLGPLVEEGQLPQARVPAGVWQAARPAGEEAVLVSCVVSPGFEFADFTA